The DNA sequence CCGTCCTGCACGAGGCAATCGTGGGGTTTCGGGTAGTCAAGGCTTTCGGGATGGAAAAGCGCGAGTCACAGGATTTTCATGACCTTACCCGTCGCGTATTTCGCGAGCGGATGAAGGTGATCCGTTCTCGGGCTATCTCCGGCCCGATCATAGAGATGGTTTCGGGATTCGCCGCGGCCTTTGTGTTCATCTACGCTTTCGTAGCCCAGATGCCGTCCAGCGAACTCATCAGCTTCGCAGTGGGCCTGTTCATGCTCTACGATCCCGTCAAAAAAATTAGCCGTGTGAGCCTTCAGGTTCAGGAGAGTATGAGTGGCGCGGAACGCGTCTTTAAAATACTGGACATCAAGCCCAGTGTTGTTGAGGCGCCACAGGCGATTACCTTACCGCGCTTGCGCCAGGCTATCCGCTATGAGAATGTCAGCTTCCACTATGGCGCTAATGGCGCGGTACTTGAGGAAGTAAACCTCGAAATCCCCGCCGGTTCCATCATGGCCATTGTCGGCGCCAGCGGGGCCGGCAAGACCACCCTTTTCAACCTCATCCCGCGGTTTTACGACCCGACGAGCGGCGCAGTGACGATCGACGGGCAGGACATCCGCCGCGGGACGTTCCAATCATTGCGCGGCCAGATCGGGCTGGTGACCCAAGAAACGTTTCTATTCAACGACACAGTGGCAAATAACATTGCGTACGGGAAGACCGGCGCTTCACGGGAGGAGATTGTCGAGGCGGCGAAGCGCGCCCACGCCGACGATTTCATCGCTCAGATGCCGGGTCGATACGACACGGTCATCGGAGAATCGGGCATGAAGCTGTCCGGCGGCCAACGCCAACGCCTCGCCATCGCGCGCGCGATTCTCAAGAACCCCCCGATCCTCCTGCTCGACGAGGCCACGAGCGCGCTCGACACCGAAAGCGAACGCGCGGTACAGGCGGCACTCGATGACTTGATGTGGAGCGGCAAGCAAAAGAAGGCGCACACAATGCTGGTCATCGCGCACCGCCTTTCAACCGTCCAGCACGCCGACTGTATCATTGTGCTCGACAAAGGCTGCATCGTAGAGAAGGGGACGCATGACCAACTCCTGGCGCTGGGTCAGGTTTACAAGCGTCTCTACGAGATGCAGTTTAGCGTATGATCGGCTGGTTGCTGCGTATTCTGGTTTCGCTCATTGGCAGCACGGTGCGCTGGCGCATCGATGACGCGCCAGGGCTGTTGGCGCAGACACCGGAACGATCCTGCATTTTCGCATTTTGGCACAACCGCATTTTCCTGATGCCCTACCTCTTTCGTAAATACTGGCATGCGCGGCGTCGTGATCGCGTGGCGGTTCTTGTGAGTGCGAGCAAGGACGGTGAGAAACTGACACGTGTCCTGAGCAAGTTCAATCTCATATGTGTCCGCGGTTCCAGCAGTCGCCGCGGGCAGGAGGCGTTGCGCGAGCTGACCCATCTGGTTGACGAAGGGTACGACGCCGGTATTACTCCCGATGGCCCGCGTGGGCCAAAGTATCATTGTCACGATGGCGTGATCAGCCTTGCGCAATTCACCCAGGCGCCGATTATCCCTGTTTCCTACGATCTGGGGCACAAGATCACAGTAAGCAGTTGGGATGGCTTCATGATCCCGTTACCGTTTACGCGCGCCACGCTGCGTATCGGGCCCCCCATGATCGTGCCCGCCGACGCTGGGGACCAGGAGCGTGAGCAAAAAAGGCTTGAACTCGAGAATGCTTTGAAGTCTTTGTGTAGCAATCCGGAGTGAAGTGACACAACTTTTGAAATGCAGGAACGGATGAGCAAAACAGGTAAACCTTTTGTCGGAATTCTCATGGGCAGCGACTCGGATTGGGCGACGATGAAGTTGGCGGTGGACGCCTGTGAGGAGTTTGGCGTTGAGACCGAGGCGCAGGTGATGTCGGCGCATCGGACGCCGGACGATGTCGCCCAATACGCGCGCACAGCGCACGTACGCGGACTGCGCGTGCTCATTGCTGGCGCGGGCGGTGCGGCGCATCTTGCGGGAGTGGTGGCCGCGCAGACGCCGTTACCGGTGATTGGCGTGCCGATCGAGTCGAAAACTTTGAAGGGACTCGACTCTTTGTTGTCCATGGTGCAGATGCCCGCTGGCGTGCCCGTGGCGACCGTGGCAATCGGCGCGGCGCGCAACGCGGGGCTGTTGGCTGTTCAGATCTTGGCGGTTGCTGACGTGAAACTGCGGGCGAAATATATCGAG is a window from the Verrucomicrobiia bacterium genome containing:
- a CDS encoding lysophospholipid acyltransferase family protein yields the protein MIGWLLRILVSLIGSTVRWRIDDAPGLLAQTPERSCIFAFWHNRIFLMPYLFRKYWHARRRDRVAVLVSASKDGEKLTRVLSKFNLICVRGSSSRRGQEALRELTHLVDEGYDAGITPDGPRGPKYHCHDGVISLAQFTQAPIIPVSYDLGHKITVSSWDGFMIPLPFTRATLRIGPPMIVPADAGDQEREQKRLELENALKSLCSNPE
- the purE gene encoding 5-(carboxyamino)imidazole ribonucleotide mutase, with the protein product MSKTGKPFVGILMGSDSDWATMKLAVDACEEFGVETEAQVMSAHRTPDDVAQYARTAHVRGLRVLIAGAGGAAHLAGVVAAQTPLPVIGVPIESKTLKGLDSLLSMVQMPAGVPVATVAIGAARNAGLLAVQILAVADVKLRAKYIEFKKRLADESRAKNVGLQG
- a CDS encoding ABC transporter ATP-binding protein, with the protein product MSRLEEIWPQYRRLWTYVKPYRGRLVAGVAFGILYGPVNAGVLSVVSKLWKRVFEQSGGSMSLWQAFAIAMLLPAVMIARGACDFLGTYLMNWVGLRAVMDLRERLFDHLQALSLDFYSTTQTGELISRVTNDVGTVQQAISNVVEDLVKQPVTLVCVLGWLFYHDWRLTLATLVLFPICLIPILVYGRKTRVASRATQEHQATLVSVLHEAIVGFRVVKAFGMEKRESQDFHDLTRRVFRERMKVIRSRAISGPIIEMVSGFAAAFVFIYAFVAQMPSSELISFAVGLFMLYDPVKKISRVSLQVQESMSGAERVFKILDIKPSVVEAPQAITLPRLRQAIRYENVSFHYGANGAVLEEVNLEIPAGSIMAIVGASGAGKTTLFNLIPRFYDPTSGAVTIDGQDIRRGTFQSLRGQIGLVTQETFLFNDTVANNIAYGKTGASREEIVEAAKRAHADDFIAQMPGRYDTVIGESGMKLSGGQRQRLAIARAILKNPPILLLDEATSALDTESERAVQAALDDLMWSGKQKKAHTMLVIAHRLSTVQHADCIIVLDKGCIVEKGTHDQLLALGQVYKRLYEMQFSV